A window from Chaetodon trifascialis isolate fChaTrf1 chromosome 5, fChaTrf1.hap1, whole genome shotgun sequence encodes these proteins:
- the exosc3 gene encoding exosome complex component RRP40 — MFSGLKDKVGQVLLPGDEFCPETDDTISLTDHVKPEKVVCGPGLRRSGERLVVCKSGVLRHKQPNMFWIDSQQRRYVPAKGETIIGIVTVKSGDVFKVDFGGSEQASLSYLAFEGATKRNRPNVQVGDLVFSQFIIANKDMEPELVCIDSSGRANGMGVFGGGGLLFSVSLGLVRRLLAPHSQVLADLQRLFPCELVVGMNGRMWVKSSSVQQTLVIANLLQSCDTMTAEQRQQLFRRVAQGGP; from the exons ATGTTTTCCGGTTTAAAAGATAAAGTCGGACAAGTTTTGTTACCAGGAGATGAATTTTGTCCCGAGACCGACGACACCATCTCTCTCACGGATCACGTTAAACCGGAGAAGGTGGTGTGTGGTCCGGGTCTAAGGCGGAGCGGAGAGCGGCTGGTGGTGTGTAAAAGCGGCGTCCTCCGCCACAAACAGCCCAACATGTTCTGGATCGATTCCCAGCAGAGGAGG TATGTCCCAGCTAAAGGGGAGACCATCATCGGCATTGTGACGGTCAAATCAGGAGATGTCTTCAAGGTGGACTTTGGAGGAAGTGAACAGGCGTCTCTGTCCTACCTGGCATTTGAGGGAGCGACCAAGAGGAACCGACCCAATGTCCAG gtggGCGACCTGGTGTTCTCGCAGTTCATCATAGCCAATAAGGACATGGAGCCGGAGCTGGTGTGTATAGACAGCTCAGGGCGAGCCAATGGGATGGGAGTATTCGGAGGAGGAGGTCTGCTCTTCAGCGTCTCTCTGGGACTCGTCAGAAG GCTGCTGGCCCCCCACAGCCAGGTCCTGGCCGACCTGCAGCGGCTGTTCCCCTGTGAGCTGGTGGTCGGGATGAACGGTCGCATGTGGGTCAAGTCCTCCAGCGTCCAGCAGACCCTCGTCATCGccaacctgctgcagagctgcgaCACCATGACGGCcgagcagaggcagcagctgttCCGGAGGGTGGCGCAGGGGGGGCCGTAG
- the neurog1 gene encoding neurogenin-1, whose protein sequence is MDSVYSDIDSNSCDFFPHTDDEDSRGSLRSASPDSSSLCPPRSPEPQQLQKKRRRGRARSDATVQVVKKNRRMKANDRERNRMHNLNDALDALRGVLPAFPDETKLTKIETLRFAHNYIWALSETIRIADLQAGKTGDAPLLLSSACLSEAPSPGSDACSWSSSGSSSSSSPSYCASSPGSPAAPEDYSYLPQDALYGFRSFVPGIY, encoded by the coding sequence ATGGACTCCGTCTACTCCGACATCGACAGCAACAGCTGCGACTTCTTCCCGCACACCGACGACGAGGACTCCCGCGGCAGCCTGCGCTCCGCATCCCCGGACTCCTCTTCGCTCTGCCCGCCGCGCTCTCCGGAgccccagcagctgcagaagaagaggcgCCGCGGCCGCGCCAGGAGCGACGCCACCGTGCAGGTGGTGAAGAAGAACCGGCGCATGAAGGCCAACGACCGGGAGAGGAACCGCATGCACAACCTGAACGACGCCCTGGACGCGCTGCGCGGCGTCCTGCCGGCATTTCCGGACGAGACCAAACTCACCAAAATTGAGACTCTGCGCTTTGCGCACAATTACATCTGGGCGCTGTCAGAGACGATCCGCATCGCCGACCTGCAGGCGGGAAAGACCGGCGacgctcctctgctgctcagctccGCGTGCCTCAGTGAGGCCCCCAGCCCCGGCAGCGACGCCTGCTCCTGGAGCTCCAGCggctcctcgtcctcctcctccccgtccTACTGCGCCTCCAGCCCGGGAAGCCCCGCCGCGCCGGAGGACTACAGCTACCTGCCGCAGGACGCTCTGTACGGCTTCCGCAGCTTCGTGCCTGGCATCTACTGA